The following are encoded together in the Triticum dicoccoides isolate Atlit2015 ecotype Zavitan chromosome 6B, WEW_v2.0, whole genome shotgun sequence genome:
- the LOC119322168 gene encoding putative pentatricopeptide repeat-containing protein At3g01580, whose protein sequence is MRGWQPLQKLLEAAADSSTPLAAARLHARLLRSGHLHSSHHLTSHVLASYPPALARHLFDEIPVPTPLLANALLRARVRAGQWRDVLLLLPRLRVRPDAFTLSLLLKSCAMLPSLAHGRAVHALAVRSCAAYTDAFVAAALVQMYAKCGDMVGSINAFNAFEEPDIVLRTSVVTGYEQNGMAQEALEFFARSVIGHSFMPSPVTLVSVISAAAQLRDVRNGQACHAYVLRNDLEYDLVLLNAILGLYMRIGVVQSARRLFEGMMQRDVVTWSCMVTGYVQCGHNSEALSVYKKMVEAGVKPNAVTVVSVLQACSLALDVEEGKRLHDVAVKIGCELEMTVATALVDMYMKCSCQEKAMQLFLRMPKKDAVAWAAVISGLTQNGLPDESMRVFKCMLLDGPVPDAVTMVKVLAACSESGVMNQAFCLHGYLVNTGFCDRRFVAAALVDLYSKCGNLGSAVRVFESATEKDIVLWSSMISGYGVHGLGQQAVALYQRMVASSVKPNSLTFVSVLSACSHSGLVQQGKSIFKSMTRVYGIMPNTEHRSAMVDLLGRAGELEEAAKLLHETGGRADAHTWCALLAAFREHRDTEMSDMVAAKLLKLDPDHVGYYNLMTNIYAFDEKWDRVKETRDIIRDRGLKKVPGCSAIEINDAMHTFTAGERSHQDWEKISTLLWELSRKLRGDDCFFQLDRHLVFEDF, encoded by the coding sequence ATGCGAGGTTGGCAGCCGCTCCAGAAGCTTCTAGAAGCCGCCGCGGACTCCTCCACTCCCCTTGCCGCCGCGCGCCTCCACGCCCGCCTCCTCCGCTCGGGCCACCTCCACTCCTCCCACCATCTCACATCTCATGTCCTCGCGTCCTACCCTCCCGCCCTCGCTCGCCACCTGTTCGATGAAATCCCCGTCCCGACCCCGCTCCTTGCCAATGCGCTCCTCCGCGCGCGCGTCCGTGCGGGCCAGTGGCGcgacgtgctcctcctcctcccgcgcctccgcgtccgcccggACGCCTTCACGCTGTCCCTCCTGCTCAAGTCCTGCGCCATGCTCCCCTCGCTCGCCCACGGCCGCGCCGTGCACGCCCTCGCCGTCCGATCCTGCGCCGCTTACACTGACGCCTTCGTGGCCGCCGCGCTTGTGCAGATGTACGCGAAGTGCGGCGACATGGTTGGCTCAATCAACGCCTTCAATGCGTTCGAGGAACCAGACATCGTCCTCCGGACTTCCGTGGTGACTGGGTACGAGCAGAACGGGATGGCACAGGAGGCACTGGAGTTCTTTGCAAGGAGTGTGATTGGGCACAGTTTCATGCCGAGTCCAGTCACTCTTGTGAGCGTGATCTCGGCAGCGGCGCAGTTGAGGGATGTCCGAAATGGGCAGGCCTGCCATGCATATGTTCTCAGGAATGACTTGGAGTATGACTTGGTTCTGTTGAATGCTATTCTTGGGCTTTACATGAGGATTGGAGTTGTACAATCTGCAAGGAGGTTGTTCGAGGGAATGATGCAGAGAGACGTGGTCACATGGAGCTGTATGGTCACAGGATATGTGCAATGTGGACACAACTCTGAAGCATTGAGCGTATATAAGAAAATGGTTGAGGCAGGAGTGAAGCCAAATGCAGTTACTGTTGTGAGTGTTCTGCAGGCCTGTTCACTTGCTCTGGATGTTGAAGAAGGCAAGAGGTTGCATGACGTTGCTGTCAAGATAGGTTGCGAACTTGAGATGACAGTTGCAACTGCGCTGGTTGATATGTACATGAAGTGCTCGTGTCAGGAGAAGGCAATGCAGTTATTTCTTCGGATGCCAAAGAAAGATGCAGTAGCTTGGGCGGCGGTCATTAGTGGTCTTACCCAAAATGGTCTCCCTGATGAGTCGATGAGAGTCTTCAAGTGCATGTTGTTGGATGGTCCTGTCCCTGACGCTGTCACTATGGTGAAGGTACTTGCTGCATGCTCAGAATCTGGTGTTATGAATCAAGCCTTTTGTCTCCATGGCTATTTGGTTAACACTGGTTTCTGTGATAGGAGGTTTGTGGCAGCTGCACTTGTGGACTTGTATTCTAAATGTGGAAACTTGGGTAGCGCTGTCAGGGTATTTGAAAGTGCCACTGAGAAGGATATTGTGCTATGGAGCTCAATGATCTCAGGTTATGGAGTCCATGGCCTTGGGCAGCAAGCTGTTGCCTTGTACCAAAGGATGGTCGCTTCTTCAGTTAAACCTAATAGCCTGACATTTGTATCTGTGTTATCGGCATGCAGCCACTCTGGACTTGTGCAGCAAGGAAAGTCCATTTTTAAAAGCATGACTCGAGTCTATGGAATCATGCCAAATACAGAGCATCGTAGTGCCATGGTTGATCTCCTTGGCCGAGCCGGTGAATTGGAAGAGGCAGCGAAGCTCCTCCATGAAACAGGTGGGAGAGCTGATGCTCATACTTGGTGTGCCTTGCTTGCTGCCTTTAGAGAACACCGTGACACAGAGATGAGTGATATGGTAGCTGCCAAACTACTCAAGCTGGATCCTGACCATGTTGGCTACTATAATCTCATGACCAATATATATGCATTTGATGAAAAGTGGGACCGTGTAAAAGAGACTAGGGACATTATCAGAGATAGAGGTTTGAAAAAAGTGCCAGGTTGCAGTGCAATAGAGATCAATGATGCAATGCACACATTCACAGCTGGGGAGAGGTCACATCAAGATTGGGAGAAGATCTCTACATTGCTCTGGGAGTTGTCACGAAAGTTAAGAGGGGATGATTGTTTCTTTCAGTTGGACCGTCACTTGGTGTTTGAAGATTTCTGA
- the LOC119326547 gene encoding dof zinc finger protein DOF5.6-like encodes MMAGAAHPMHFCMDSDWLKGIVPEDQGGMGSSSPSGELIIACPEPMQAQQAADRRLRPQHDQPLKCPRCDSTHTKFCYYNNYSLSQPRYFCKTCRRYWTKGGSLRNVPVGGGCRKNKRASAAKKPSAAAAIAPPISMMQQLHHGRHMAETGLHLSFSGMQPPAVSAADPLCSLGLFDWKYDHILSGSGGFESANSEAHFTGPGMMGIANGSGGGGAEYHALNALRYAAGLGEHLALPFGGATSRAERDSVVAEMKPQAERLLSLEWCGEASRAPTETSISSLGGLGLWSAMITGAAHHHHGSSAAI; translated from the exons ATGATGGCAGGCGCAGCTCATCCGATGCATTTCTGCATGGACTCCGACTGGCTCAAG GGCATCGTCCCCGAGGACCAGGGAGGGATGGGGTCGTCGTCGCCGTCGGGGGAGCTGATCATCGCGTGCCCGGAGCCGATGCAGGCCCAGCAGGCGGCGGACCGGCGGCTGCGCCCGCAGCACGACCAGCCGCTCAAGTGCCCGCGCTGCGACTCCACGCACACCAAGTTCTGCTACTACAACAACTACAGCCTCTCCCAGCCCCGCTACTTCTGCAAGACGTGCCGCCGCTACTGGACCAAGGGCGGCTCCCTCCGCAACGTCCCCGTCGGCGGCGGCTGCCGCAAGAACAAGCGCGCCAGCGCCGCCAAGAAGCCCTCggctgccgccgccatcgcgcCGCCGATTTCGATGATGCAGCAGCTTCATCACGGCCGGCACATGGCGGAGACCGGCCTCCACCTGTCCTTCTCTGGGATGCAGCCGCCGGCGGTCTCTGCCGCCGACCCGCTCTGCAGCCTCGGGCTCTTCGACTGGAAGTACGACCACATCCTCTCGGGTTCCGGCGGCTTTGAGAGCGCGAACTCTGAGGCTCACTTCACCGGGCCAGGCATGATGGGCATTGCCAACGgaagcggcggaggcggcgcagaGTACCACGCACTGAACGCGCTCCGGTACGCAGCCGGCCTTGGAGAGCACCTCGCGCTTCCGTTTGGTGGCGCGACGTCGCGGGCTGAGCGTGACAGTGTCGTCGCCGAGATGAAGCCGCAGGCGGAGAGGCTGCTGTCGCTGGAGTGGTGCGGCGAGGCGAGCCGCGCGCCGACGGAGACCTCCATCAGCTCCCTGGGCGGGCTCGGCCTGTGGAGTGCCATGATCACCGGCGCCGCCCACCATCACCATGGCTCCTCTGCCGCCATCTGA